The Brassica napus cultivar Da-Ae chromosome C1, Da-Ae, whole genome shotgun sequence DNA segment ttaaaatgttttcaactTGTAGTTAGATACCGGTATATAATACCGTTTGTTTGCACGAATACATTAACCGGACAAACCTGTCAATACAAGTttcaattcatttatatttttcattattatttttttgataagttatatttttcattatgaTTTGGCAGAAAATGGTTCTAACGGTAAACTAGGAAAGGCTGCACACTTAGAGGACTGGATCACCACGATCACGTCGTTAACCGCGGGTGAATCAGCCTTCAAGGTCACATTCGATTACGACCAAGATTTTGGTTACCCTGGAGCATTCTTGATCAGAAACAGCCATTTTAGTGAGTTTTATCTCAAAAGTTTGACCCTTGAAGATGTCCCAGGGCATGGCAGAGTCCATTACATCTGCAATTCTTGGGTTTACCCTGCTAAGCGCTACACCAAAGACCGAGTGTTCTTCTCCAACAAGGTAACTAAAACTATTCTCTATTTAATACGATGTTCTCTGGTACGTTTAGTGACCTAAGACGCAAGATGATGTGAGAAATGGTGTGTGTGATTCAGACTTATCTTCCACATGAAACGCCAGAGCCACTGCTCAAGTACAGGGAAGAAGAGCTAGTGAGCCTAAGAGGAACCGGCGAAGGAGAGCTTAAGGAATGGGATAGAGTGTATGACTATGCTTACTACAACGATCTAGGCGTACCTCCAAAAAACCCACGGCCTGTACTGGGAGGGTCACAGGAGTATCCTTACCCGAGAAGAGGGAGAACCGGGCGAAAACCGACAACAGAAGATCCTGAAACAGAGAGCAGGTTACCAGTCACGTCGAGCCTAGACATATATGTTCCAAGAGATGAGAGATTCGGACATTTGAAGATGTCTGATTTCCTTGCTTATGCTCTGAAAGCGATCGCTCAGATCATACAGCCTGCGCTTGAGTCTGTGTTTGACGAGACTCCTAAAGAGTTTGATTCTTTTGAAGATGTTCTTAAGATCTATGAAGAAGGAATCGATCTACCAAACCAGGCTTTGATTGATAGTATCGTTAAGAATATACCGCTTGAGATGTTAAAGGAGATATTCAGAACCGATGGTCAGAAATTCCTTAAGTATCCAGTGCCTCAGGTCATCAAAGGTATCCATCCATCCACTTTACTTGAATCTGAATAAACATTTTCGATACAACTAActttgattttcttcttcttcttctagaggACAAAACTGCATGGAGAACCGATGAGGAGTTCGCTAGAGAAATGCTTGCTGGGCTAAACCCTGTTGTTATTCAACTTCTTAAGGTGAATTTTATTGGTAACGAAtagtgtttctctctctctttctttttttggtttcttaCAGGTTATGGCATGTTAACTTGCAGGAATTTCCTCCAAAGAGCAAGCTTGACAGGGAAACATACGGTGACCAGAACAGCACATTCACCAAAAGCCATATAGAACAGAGCTTAGATGGGCTCACTGTTGAAGAGGTAACAAACTACTATCAAATGAATCATATCTCTGATCTCCGAGTCAAATCTAAAAACATTGGATATTTCAGGCTTTGGAGAAGGAAAGGTTGTTCATATTAGACCACCATGACACACTGATGCCGTACCTGGGACGTATAAACACCACCGGAAACAAGGTTTATGCAAGCagaactcttctcttcttcaaagATGATGGGACCTTGAAGCCGTTGGTGATTGAGCTGAGCTTGCCTCATCCTGACGGAGACAGCTTTGGAGCAGTGAGTGAAGTATACACGCCTGGGGAAGGGGTCTACGACTCGCTGTGGCAGTTGGCAAAGGCTTATGTGGGCGTAAATGACTCTGGAAACCATCAACTTATCAGCCACTGGTAATGGATACGTCATTGTTAAGTTGGGGGGTGGGGAACtgatgtatatacatatatatctacATGATCTGAAGttaaaaagttttgttttcttgcaGGTTGCAAACACACGCATCTATTGAACCTTTCGTCATTGCAACGAACAGACAGCTAAGCGTTCTTCACCCGGTTTTCAAGCTCCTCGAACCTCACTACCGTGATACGATGAACATCAATGCGCTTGCTAGGCAAATCTTGATCAATGGAGGTGGTATCTTTGAGATCACAGTGTTTCCTTCTAAATATGCCATGGAGATGTCATCTTTCATCTACAAGAACCACTGGACCTTCCCTGACCAAGCCTTACCAGCAGAACTTAAAAAGAGGTAATGCATATTTAGTTTACTCAATATCTTTCAAacgaaagaaaaacaaagataaaCTTCTGTTGATTTTTTAATGGCTTTTCAACTGCAGAGGGATGGCTGTTGAGGACCCAGAAGCACCACACGGATTACGTATGAGGATAGAAGACTACCCTTACGCTGTGGATGGGCTTGAGGTTTGGTACGCTATCGAGTCATGGGTCCAAGACTACATTCCCTTGTACTACAAGACGGACGAGGATGTCCAGGACGACACTGAGCTCCAAGCTTGGTGGAAGGAGGTGCGTGAGGAAGGTCACGGAGACAAAAAGTCAGAACCTTGGTGGCCCAAAATGCAAACCCGCAAAGAACTGATTGACTCTTGCACTATAATAATATGGGTGGCTTCTGCTCTACATGCAGCGGTTAACTTCGGACAGTATCCCATTGCAGGGTATCTCCCGAACAGGCCGACCATAAGCCGACAGTTCATGCCAAAGGAAAACACTCCTGAGTTTGAAGAACTTGAGAAGAATCCGGACAAAGTGTTTTTGAAGACGATCACGGCTCAGCTTCAGACGCTTCTTGGGATATCTCTGATTGAGATTCTGTCTACTCATTCTAGCGATGAGGTGTATTTGGGGCAGAGAGATTCTAAGGAATGGGCGGCTGAGAAAGAGGCGTTGGAAGCGTTTGAGAAGTTTGGAGACAAAGTAAAAGAGATTGAGAAGAAGATTGATGAAAGGAACCTAGACGAGAATCTCAAGAACAGGACTGGTCCGGTTAAGATGCCATACACTTCTTTGTTTCCGACCAGTGAAGGTGGAGTCACTGGCAGGGGAATTCCGAACAGTGTCTCCATCTGAAACATGTCTCAAGGTGTTGTTTGTTTTCTGCTTATTCTATGTGTGTGTTGCAGTCGGTTTGTGTTCTTCCATGGTTTGCTTTTTTCGCATGTTAACAGTTGATTCTTGCCGGTCTTCGGGATCGGGTTATTATTTCGTGTGGTcctaaaaacatcaaaataaaaagtctCAAGTTCTAGTTATTACTGTTATGAATGATGAAGTGGATGGTCCATAACTtagaccatacaagttcaaAACTAAAGTCCATTGTGGGTTTACATCTAGCCACATGGAAGACCTACTCAACCTTcgtctttatgagtttgaccatgtcattatgtagaatatatttgtaatcaattctccctttgactccaccttgtatgagccactatatatagtggtgtaagcaataagaaatatacaacacattctcacaaatcttctcaaaaatcttaacacgttatcagcacgagacTCTCTCCACCTGAGCAATCCCATCCGCCGGCGATCATCTCTTTTCCGGTCATTTCTTCCGGCCCTCAGCCTTGCTCCGCCGGCCAAGTCTATCCCTCTCACGGTTTTCCGGCCCAGCTCCTCCACCTCTCTCTCAACCACCTCAATCCGCggatcactctctctctctcatggtGGTCCATTTAGAATCCTTGTGGTGTAAAAGGTAAACTAATCAAAACCTAAAGATCTAAGAACATCATATATCTGAATCTTGGATCTATATGAAtcctaaaacttataaaaatctatagatctaaaattatctcaaatattaatcttgaatctaagatctatatgaattttgattataaaattatttgaatctctaaagatctaagaatctctaaaaacttataaaacttattaataatctaagatctatatgaatcttgtttctaagaactatttgaatcataaaaaatattagagaaaatCATAAGCCTTTAAATCggctctctctttttctcttatttGATCCGACCTTAAATCCGGATTGTCTAAAGGATCAAAACCCATAATCAAACCCTCTGATCATCCGCATCACCAGCTATTCTAGCAGGATGAATAAGCCGGCCATCAAAAACCTCACCATCAAAATCCTTAAATCTAAATATGTATCTTGATGGCCATTATACATATCAATCCCCTAAATCCTTCTTGCTTGGTTTTCTCAACCAGCAaatccaaaattcaaaacaatcaaaaacatCCTGAGCCATATTCGGCCAGATTCTTTGAAAATCAgtcaaaccaaataaaatcgaaataaatcataatcaatgcatatctttgaccattgatgtTTGCTTTTGTaactgataaaattttaaaaacttttctgattttataaatgcatatttaatttttataaatgcatatttgCTTTTAAtaaatgcatatctttgactaggtagtattttaaatattataacctatagtcttgatttaaattaatatgtcataagataaaataaatactgGTTTGATATCATTTGATCACAttattgtttttcaaaatttatctatatcttaaccggccttgaaatcggttcattatagtttgaacaaatgatataaatttatcttgatCTAATACCAACCTTAAAACCGGATTTTGTGATGATTAAATCATATACTGAACATTGATCACATAGTTGCTTGTTAAATTAATCTTGATCTAAAACCATCCTTGAAGACTGATTTTGTGATGATTGAATTATATACTGATCTTATATGCATACCTGATAGCATCTATTAGTttagtaaatcattagatcAAACTTGGATTATTTTGAACCAACCTTTTTCCATGCATCCGATTGTCATTTTGTTAAAACCGATCATGCATGCTTGCATATCATTGACTATTCTGATCATAGtgcatttaaattataatttaattgattCATATTGCTTGCATCTAATTGATTCATATTGCTTGCATCTAATTAGATTAAATCGGTTATTGTTTAAACTAAGCATGTTTGCTTTAATTGAAATAATAAACCTGCCTTCAAACCAAATTTATTGaaaatctaattgaatttgttctagacatatcctgaaaattataaaattttcttttcttggttTACCCTGTAAAAGAGGGAAGTAATCGGTTTTTGCTTTATGATCTTTGAAAACCAAATATCCTCATGCATTAGGAATCACATATAAATTGTTTAAGTTCAATGCTTAGTTCTAAACATGCATTCAGCTATTTTTTGATCCATGCATTTACTTGATTTCATCCATCTTGCttgatctcatttaataaaatgatgattgatccttattcaaattctaaaaggccttaataccctatatatataatcaatccaatttgaattataattaaaatgattacTAGATgaaatgatcaattgatcattctcatactaagattgcttaagcaaatagattatatgatttgggggaaagccttattgaaatcatatacattgatttattctattgcttacatagaattctgagtgcttgaattacttgttaaatattcagatgtcgagatttgaaccctcagattactctgccctaaatctctctggagataattacctagAATGGGTAAAGAATACTCTTGTAGCCCTGAGATCCAGAGGACTCGGACAATGCATCAATGAGTACAATGATATCATTGACAGTAAAAGGCATAGAGCTATAACAATTATTcgttatcatctcactgaggaactaAGAGACCTGTATCTCCATgttgaggatccttgtgaccttCGGTTACAGTTAATGAAAAGGTTCAAACCGGTATCGTGGCAAAAGGCCAACCATGAATGGGAGATCCTCAGAttccaggattttgaatccgtggacaaatataattcttgtctgatggatattgcttatagtcttgaactatgtggtgaaaggataacacattattctttattatataagacttactccacattccatccaaaaGATGTGATGTTGTTACACACAGCTAAGAAGTTCACCACTTATAATGACTTTTTGTCATATCTTTTGGCTTCTGaacaaagaaagcagaaaatcaaagataccatcaacagatttgacaagcttcagaaaagatacattgagctAAAGAATAATGAGATGAGGCCTCCTATAGCTGATGAAGTTGAAGTTGAGTGCCATATGGCAACACATGCATTGTGAAGgccatattatataattgtcttttgacattctcattttcatgtttcctgagtttatgtttcatgaattgctttgatactttgctttatacacgacttcattaataaaatgaattgcTTTGAGTTCATGatcattatcttattcaaactgttgtttgataagaaactaTATTTATATGCCTTTATTGTgccaagataaatatgattgagGATTAATACTCCAACTCACTTTTccaaagagttcaaagaagcCTTTGACAAATGGCACGACATGCTCTGCCATCCAGGCTCAGTTATAAAATACTCTTGAACTCAACTGGACATTTcttgaaagaaaggaaaagaagctCGACCAAGGCTTTGCATAAATGGCATTATATTCACCTTATAAGGTCCATTGAATTAAGTAGAGAAAATGGTTTCCAACAATGGACAAAAGGGAATAAGAGTACCTAAATTAAAATCGcctaagtggtcgagactacattctctattgatctagtGATCAATATGATATTAGGCAAATAGCCAGAGCAATCATGTTTGATTAACCCACGAAATTTATCACTTAGATGGCATTATCATATTTAGCCATTCGGATTATGatgcaaatatttaaaagggcacaaatgttatcccataagatctcacgtgtgtgcaatatatctatgcacaagggaatttattgtcccaagcaccacgaattagagtatgttcatgagggggagtgaggacaaatccCATGATACATGACCATACTAAAATCCGTGAAACATGGTCCACAACCATATTACATATTGGTTGAATTTGATATAAAGACCATTACCTATAAGGTTCAAATTCCAAAAGTCCATATGCTTGGGGACACCATGAGTTATAAAAGAATGAACCTGCATCAGGCCATAGTAATTATATCAGGTCATATAAGTGATCATAGATATTCCCACCTCAGACTGATACGGGTCATGAGTCCAGACATATATCATCTTAAGATATTATGAAAGaatccaccacaaatatatgtgacatctaagatcatgtgatcttagaatctcataaagaggattgggaatatatgttggatatatattatgaatatactTTCTCCATAAGTTTAAAAGAAATCTTGAGCCAAAATGGGTGATCTAATTATAGGCCAAGGAACAAGGATTACATAAGGTTTATGAATCCGAATATCCAACAATGAAAAGAGAAAAGTAATAAGCTGGTataaagaatgataaagaaTGGTATCTACCATCTGGTATTAACCATCAATGTCTttgcaaagatcctcggactagaaaataatttatagacgtccatatgctacaatgatagcaaaataaaatgccagacacattgacccgagagaaagaatgactatgtcatcccagcttagcaccacacggttttgatgtcttaaagacacaaccaagttgctacaaagtctatataagatagaccaaataaatgttccaaataaagttccataaattctaaggaacctcggaaagaaagaaaggtgcatgagataaaatccgagttttattaaaggaaacCATTCCAGACATTGAGATATAAGGCTTGCCATCTGAACAACTAGGTACCATACCatatagcttgggacgccaagttaTAAGGTTATTATGGTcctagataatgaaatctcaaattgatttataccaTGTCTGGAATTAAaaggaactatatatatatataagtgtgtcGACACATACATTCATAGAAAATGCGCAAGTATGTACCACATGAATACAAAGATATGTATCGAGGATCATAAACCCACACAAGAGTACTCATAATGAATAATGAAAGAAATGTGGGGTTTAAAGTGATATATAAAAGGCGTATTGTATTGGCCATGAATATGTAAACGCCATATGATGCCCAGTGAATATATAAATCCTGAAAGAAGGATAAATCGTGAGACAGACCGGGAAAGGTCTATATAATCCAATGTGGTGGATACTACTACATATTTCACTACATATGATGTTTGGAAGAAATTCAAAAGATGTAGTATGCTATATATGACTcactggatgatgatgataatattattggtACCAAAAGGTTTACCAAACGGTATTGAGCTCAGAAtcaaaagatgagaaaagaagttCTCTTGAACAGCATTTTCCTAAAGTTGTTCATGGACTGAATTAAATTACTACACGTAAGCAAGTGAAGAGTTCTATAagaacaattcaaatcagtccatagaggaattttaaattccttgtgttttatactaaccagcctaaGATAGGTAAATGGTTATTCATTAAACCTTAGAAAAGGTTATAGACCATCACCACAAATTACCAAATTTTGGTAATACTTATGGTTGGTCGAATTCTCAGCATGAACCAACCAAGTTGTGGTATGAATGAATAAGCTATCATAAAGATAAGCTATAAGATCGAAGTTCATCTTTGAACAAAAGGTATAGGACCACATTATGCGTCTATATGCGACCCAACgggtccgaccatcatatatgaagataatgcagcttgcattgctcaactcaaagacgggtatatcaaaggtgaccgaaccaaacatattCTACCCAAGCTCTTCTTTACCCATGAATTGCAGAAAGCTGGAGAGGTCAACGTCCTTCAGATCCGGTTTAGTGAAAACTCAGCTgacctcttcaccaaatcaTTGCCCTCTTAAACATTCAGGAAGTTCACGCAACAAGATTGGCACGCGTAGACTCAAGaaccttcagtgatgtccaaatcagggggagtaatgtgtgttgtactctttttcctttctctggtttccatttttaccacattggtttttgggttttccgggagaggttttaatgaggcaacattagcatgttacaaaccctatatggttatggcatccaagggggagtgttatgaatcatgaagtggatggtccataacctagaccatacaagttcaagactagaaTCAATTGGGGgtttacatccagccacatggaagacccattcaaccttagtctttatgagtttgaccatgtcattatgtagagtatctttgtaatcaattctccctttgactccaccttttatgaaccactatatatagtggtgtaagcaataagaaatatacaacacattctcacaaatcttctATCAAATCTTAACAATTACAATATTGTTGTTCTTTTAgttcgaatcaaaatttaaaatttcaagttAGTTTAAACTGTGATTTCTAAATTCCCTGCAGTAAATCATTTATTCATGAGACTGGGATAAGACCTGGgcaaatttatatgaaaattatttaagaaatatcgtatgaaaaaaatttatattattgatcgaattaatatatttggtccttaaacaatttttaaatttttttttgttaattacataatttgtttactaatgaactgatcccatttttttaaatattttaggtcaaaaaattatttattgcataaaaacctaacgtttaggtcgaagaatctcatgcctactatttggttacaatgaaactatgtcagctcggttttatatcatgatttagcaatttaaaagaattatggttatgagaaatTTACATTCACGTGTCAATCCTATAtatcttcgatatttttctactttttatgtcattttggttattgctcgatataaatattgatttttgagtttattctcatttatttcttttattttggactgatatttagaaaatgtttaagattcaaaattattagaGAGATACATAcataggttaagatctgcgatttgtgcagaataaatacttattttatatttttctgcataatatgaaataataaaataataattatatattaaataactaagaaatcagttactattatgtaataaattggcttgcacatataaatcaaatgaccgctcttgtttattcgcaaccattttagaataaataaatcaaaacaatcaatcttatcgatcgtatatgatatataattaaatttaaacgatatgaagtatatatatatattaacataaacacctatgaaaataaaattatttatttatatgattttattatcattgtatcttattatagaaaaaaaatttaaacattgatcacaaaagtttatgtgagacttttaacagttttcgTAATTTacactcgttttgaaaaattcaaaatacaacatatacaaaaaaatctaaatttttaatatatgattaatgtaattgtgtaatttattttaatagtaaagaattaaacaaaaatgatagaaaacataagaattatttacaaatcttcattatttaaaatcattaattcgtatatatatcataatcacattaggtaattccgtaggttttatttaaggaaataatatataataaatagctaccttgctttagttaatatcatatagttgatattaaatgtttctagtaagatataaaaatcgaattggaccaacatgtttttcaatttcagtGTGAGGCTGACACGTAAGATTAATTAACTACCTAATTGATTGACACATAAACAAGGggtcttttttaattattacaaaattgaggttatatcttttcaaatgttcctcaattaatatataggggattccATAGAGATAAATTTTGCAATAGGTTTGctcgaaaaaaaaaagttttacaatatataaaattttaaaatccaagAAAATTTAATgctcaatttttaaaattggaTTTAAACCATTCGctatataacaaataaatttaaaaatataatttagaatCATTATTCCAATAACAGTATACAGTGGGTAAAAACATAATTGAATAGGGTTTTGCCATCACAAGTTGTTTTTGTGTTATACATTAAAAGTCACATATGTGACCTTATATAATAACACAAACGAACGTGAGACATAATGTGATCTGAGGGCTATGCCCATGATTTAACAATGATAAAAtgtcatctttttttctttgagttATACATGGATATCCTCTCTTcgtttagagagagaaaaaattcTCTCAAATTTCATCCTCTTTCACAAATTCATATCTTTCAGAGGATGAAAGTTTGAGAgatatcttttgttttttgttgtaaATCTTTCGATCTTATTGATCGAACTTTACCTTCCGTTTGCGGATTACAGTTTCGTTTGACGATTTTGCTGTGTTTTTCAAACCAAATTGGGACCAGTTTTTCATGTTCTTTAATCTTTAGAGTAGAGTTTCTGATCTggtttgattttaataaaaaaccGATCTTGTTTTGGTCGGTATATGTTTTCTCCTTTTCGCCTACTTTACACAAGACCCCGAAATTCATGTACTGTGTTCTTCATCTTATCATCTGTGTTTGTTTTCCTTCCAAAAGATGTAAAGCTCCATGCTTTATGGTCCATATATTGGACTTCGCGTGGAGTGATCTTTGGTTGTGAATCAAAATGATGGCAGAACTTCAAGGATTTTGGGATCGGATTAAGTAGAATTGAGGTCCGTTAAGGGATGTCTCAGTGAATGATCTGGTTCTTCATCCTTTGGACTCTGTAGTGCttaatgaagatgatgatggtggatCGTGGTTAGATGATTCGGTGATTAGCGAAGAGGATCGACACAGAAGTACAAACTGAAGTCTGATTGGAGGTGCTAAACGGAGGCGGACTCACGACGGCGAACATACCGGAGACAACGGCAACGCTGGGTTGGTGGTAGATGCATGAACCACTATCTATTTACTTGCCACGTGGCCCTAGACTCAGCTAAAAAGGACATCTGTTTTGTTACGTATACCTTTCATATTCTTCCGTTTGGGCTTTAATAGGCT contains these protein-coding regions:
- the LOC106376623 gene encoding linoleate 9S-lipoxygenase 1, whose translation is MIGDLVDLLTGGGGNAAKVKGTVVLMKKNVLDFNDFNASFLDRLHEFLGNKVTLRLISSDVTDPENGSNGKLGKAAHLEDWITTITSLTAGESAFKVTFDYDQDFGYPGAFLIRNSHFSEFYLKSLTLEDVPGHGRVHYICNSWVYPAKRYTKDRVFFSNKTYLPHETPEPLLKYREEELVSLRGTGEGELKEWDRVYDYAYYNDLGVPPKNPRPVLGGSQEYPYPRRGRTGRKPTTEDPETESRLPVTSSLDIYVPRDERFGHLKMSDFLAYALKAIAQIIQPALESVFDETPKEFDSFEDVLKIYEEGIDLPNQALIDSIVKNIPLEMLKEIFRTDGQKFLKYPVPQVIKEDKTAWRTDEEFAREMLAGLNPVVIQLLKEFPPKSKLDRETYGDQNSTFTKSHIEQSLDGLTVEEALEKERLFILDHHDTLMPYLGRINTTGNKVYASRTLLFFKDDGTLKPLVIELSLPHPDGDSFGAVSEVYTPGEGVYDSLWQLAKAYVGVNDSGNHQLISHWLQTHASIEPFVIATNRQLSVLHPVFKLLEPHYRDTMNINALARQILINGGGIFEITVFPSKYAMEMSSFIYKNHWTFPDQALPAELKKRGMAVEDPEAPHGLRMRIEDYPYAVDGLEVWYAIESWVQDYIPLYYKTDEDVQDDTELQAWWKEVREEGHGDKKSEPWWPKMQTRKELIDSCTIIIWVASALHAAVNFGQYPIAGYLPNRPTISRQFMPKENTPEFEELEKNPDKVFLKTITAQLQTLLGISLIEILSTHSSDEVYLGQRDSKEWAAEKEALEAFEKFGDKVKEIEKKIDERNLDENLKNRTGPVKMPYTSLFPTSEGGVTGRGIPNSVSI